In one window of Maribacter sp. BPC-D8 DNA:
- a CDS encoding 4Fe-4S single cluster domain-containing protein has protein sequence MDIHISRMHYPVTTLGPGKRIGIWLQGCSIHCEGCISMDTWQFNINKVSINELKQVLNTWLPQCDGITISGGEPFDQENALLELLEFLNSYNKNILVYSGYSFDGLKDKKLVQSGLIDVLISEPYDHTASQTKRLLGSDNQKVHFLTSLGKSEFATYLEQPLEKELDIHITPETVWMAGIPINGMKEIAQASKENNVTLSHSQAVTKNK, from the coding sequence ATGGATATACATATATCTCGTATGCATTATCCTGTAACAACCTTAGGACCCGGAAAACGCATAGGCATTTGGTTACAAGGTTGTTCTATACACTGCGAAGGTTGTATTTCTATGGATACTTGGCAGTTTAATATCAACAAAGTATCGATCAACGAGTTAAAGCAGGTTTTAAATACTTGGTTACCACAATGTGACGGAATTACCATTTCTGGCGGAGAACCTTTTGACCAAGAAAATGCATTATTAGAACTGCTTGAATTCTTAAATTCTTATAACAAGAACATATTGGTTTACAGCGGATATTCTTTTGATGGTTTGAAGGATAAAAAACTTGTTCAAAGCGGATTAATAGATGTTTTAATTTCTGAACCATATGACCATACAGCAAGTCAGACAAAACGACTTCTCGGTAGCGATAATCAAAAAGTACATTTTTTAACTTCGTTGGGTAAAAGCGAATTTGCTACTTATTTAGAACAACCGTTAGAAAAAGAACTGGACATTCATATTACCCCAGAAACTGTTTGGATGGCTGGAATACCTATCAACGGAATGAAAGAAATTGCTCAAGCAAGTAAAGAAAATAATGTAACCTTATCGCACAGTCAAGCAGTGACTAAAAATAAATAA
- a CDS encoding AAA family ATPase, which yields MKDTKVRWLQDLRRFVTLKSQFILSGNTKDLQLIDNGHGGFSWHRLENAIDIELKSLGYTEVVYYNPLDGFDIPFFTGDADEKKALFNKLNIPLSSPSSFNNLETFNSVLQSIVGFKESPIALIVDFASQLLMNPESLVKAEHDTFSLANVLSQTTNTIPHGNPPSAFYNTVIWIVDKEGDLPDWMVVNNPKIRHIPIEKPDHIVRRRLVDTLIQGFGKQEEDLDRIVTDFVNETEGLLLLDLVAIIELTRAESIPITHIADAVRRYKVGVTEDPWINIDREKIVQGETFIKTRVKGQDHSVQHIMDIVKRAITGVGSSKRNSRPRGVVFLAGPTGVGKTELAKTLTSLLFGDENAYIRFDMSEFSAEHSDQRLLGAPPGYVGYDVGGELTNAVREKPFSVLLFDEIEKAHPRILDKFLQILDDGVLTSGRGDKVYFSETLIIFTSNLGIYKKTATGGRIAHTSYEEPFETIQEKIKYEIENYFKFELNRPELLNRIGDNIIVFDYIRPHVGELIFDMMLNGHLKAIQKQLNITLDLDDTVKTSLKELALKDLSNGGRGIRNKIEYHFITPISRSLFSLDPAPNDVLKATTITVDNTGTTITLQKQ from the coding sequence ATGAAAGACACCAAAGTGAGATGGCTGCAAGACTTAAGACGTTTTGTTACCCTTAAAAGTCAATTTATACTTTCTGGCAACACAAAAGATTTACAACTCATCGATAATGGTCATGGTGGTTTTAGCTGGCATAGGTTAGAAAATGCTATTGATATTGAGCTTAAAAGTCTTGGGTATACCGAGGTTGTTTATTACAATCCGTTAGACGGCTTTGACATACCTTTTTTTACGGGAGATGCTGATGAAAAGAAAGCGTTATTCAATAAACTAAATATACCACTGAGCAGCCCTTCTAGTTTCAATAATCTAGAGACTTTTAACAGTGTGCTTCAATCGATAGTCGGTTTTAAAGAAAGCCCGATTGCATTGATAGTAGATTTTGCGTCGCAACTGCTTATGAATCCAGAAAGTCTGGTTAAAGCGGAGCACGATACCTTTAGTCTAGCAAACGTACTATCGCAAACCACAAATACAATACCTCACGGCAATCCGCCTTCTGCATTTTATAACACGGTAATTTGGATTGTAGATAAAGAAGGTGATCTACCAGATTGGATGGTTGTCAATAACCCGAAAATACGTCACATCCCTATAGAAAAACCAGACCATATTGTACGCAGGCGACTTGTAGATACGCTTATACAAGGCTTTGGCAAACAAGAAGAGGATTTAGATAGAATTGTCACTGATTTTGTGAATGAAACAGAAGGTCTATTGTTGTTAGATCTTGTTGCAATTATAGAACTTACAAGAGCAGAGTCTATACCTATTACTCATATTGCCGATGCCGTTCGTAGATATAAAGTTGGGGTTACAGAAGATCCTTGGATCAACATTGACCGAGAGAAAATTGTACAGGGAGAAACCTTCATAAAAACCCGTGTAAAAGGTCAAGATCATTCGGTGCAACATATTATGGATATTGTTAAAAGAGCTATCACCGGTGTAGGCTCTTCTAAACGCAATAGTCGACCTAGAGGTGTTGTATTTTTAGCCGGACCAACAGGTGTTGGTAAAACAGAACTGGCAAAAACACTTACTAGCTTGCTTTTTGGGGATGAGAACGCATACATACGTTTTGATATGTCTGAGTTTAGCGCAGAGCATTCTGATCAGCGACTTTTAGGCGCACCTCCTGGGTATGTAGGTTATGATGTTGGTGGCGAGCTTACCAACGCAGTACGCGAAAAACCTTTTAGTGTACTTCTATTTGATGAAATTGAAAAAGCGCATCCTCGTATATTAGATAAGTTTCTTCAGATTCTTGATGATGGAGTTTTAACCAGCGGTCGTGGCGATAAGGTATATTTTTCAGAAACGCTTATCATCTTTACTTCTAACCTTGGTATTTATAAGAAAACAGCTACTGGTGGTCGCATAGCGCATACTTCTTATGAAGAACCTTTTGAAACCATTCAAGAAAAAATTAAATATGAAATAGAGAACTATTTCAAGTTTGAATTGAACCGACCAGAACTTCTAAATCGTATTGGCGATAATATTATCGTTTTTGACTACATCAGACCTCATGTAGGCGAGTTGATTTTTGATATGATGTTAAATGGGCATTTAAAAGCGATTCAAAAGCAACTCAATATTACCTTAGATTTAGATGATACTGTAAAAACCAGTCTGAAAGAATTAGCCTTAAAAGACTTAAGTAATGGTGGTCGAGGTATTCGAAATAAAATAGAATATCACTTTATCACCCCTATTTCTCGATCCCTTTTTAGTCTTGACCCTGCGCCTAATGATGTCTTGAAAGCTACTACTATTACGGTAGATAATACAGGTACGACTATCACGTTACAAAAACAATAA
- a CDS encoding MgtC/SapB family protein — protein MDEVDKIIKVLDPYILGVLISLGIGLILGLEREYNNLKEDKGFAGIRAFPIVAILGFTLGSLTETYSTWLPIIGLGAFIFFLGFNHLYKETVEYERSFTTNIALIATLILGLMVSAEHYRNAVATAVIIVTLLSLKTRFHTVIRNITSDELFALIKFSIIALLILPFLPNKNFGPNELINPFEIGSIIVIVSFLNFIGYFLVKFVGSKKGILLTAILGGLISSTAVTWSYASRSIESPELSRKYAAGIIIASAIMFPRLALLTFIFNSELFMYVAIPFAVFSAICLVVSLILIKEDTNKPDTNINLGNPMNLLNAIGFGVIYVAILFAVFYSNQFFGESGLYYSALIAGLADTDAITISLAKLATDTEKIKLASSVIVTAVMSNMLVKLGITVFKGSKVAGKLVGYTFAGIIVIGVLYAVIAN, from the coding sequence ATGGATGAAGTTGATAAAATAATAAAAGTATTAGACCCTTATATTTTAGGGGTGCTTATTAGTTTGGGCATTGGTCTTATTCTCGGACTTGAGCGAGAATATAACAACCTAAAAGAAGATAAGGGGTTTGCCGGTATACGCGCTTTCCCAATTGTAGCCATTTTAGGTTTTACACTCGGTAGCCTCACCGAAACATACTCTACCTGGTTGCCAATTATTGGTTTAGGTGCCTTCATTTTCTTTTTAGGCTTCAATCATTTATATAAAGAGACTGTTGAGTATGAACGAAGCTTTACCACCAACATAGCTTTAATTGCTACGCTAATATTGGGCTTAATGGTTTCTGCTGAACATTATAGAAATGCAGTTGCTACGGCCGTTATTATTGTGACCTTACTTTCGCTAAAGACTCGTTTTCATACCGTTATTAGAAACATTACTTCTGACGAGCTTTTTGCATTGATAAAATTTTCTATTATCGCTTTATTGATCTTACCCTTTTTACCCAATAAAAATTTTGGTCCTAATGAATTGATTAATCCGTTTGAGATTGGATCTATCATTGTCATTGTATCTTTCTTAAACTTCATTGGTTATTTTCTGGTCAAATTTGTAGGCTCTAAAAAGGGAATTCTATTAACCGCAATTCTTGGCGGACTCATTTCAAGTACAGCTGTAACTTGGAGCTATGCATCTCGTAGCATTGAATCTCCAGAACTGTCAAGAAAATATGCCGCCGGTATTATCATTGCTTCGGCAATTATGTTTCCACGACTCGCATTATTGACCTTTATATTTAATAGTGAGCTGTTCATGTACGTTGCCATACCTTTTGCGGTATTCTCTGCTATATGCCTTGTTGTATCTCTTATTTTAATAAAAGAGGACACCAATAAACCAGACACCAATATTAATCTTGGCAACCCAATGAACCTGCTTAATGCCATTGGGTTCGGTGTTATTTATGTTGCTATTCTTTTTGCTGTATTTTACAGCAATCAATTCTTTGGAGAAAGCGGATTATATTATTCAGCGCTAATTGCTGGTTTGGCAGATACCGATGCTATTACTATTAGCCTAGCAAAATTAGCTACGGACACAGAAAAAATAAAACTTGCATCGTCCGTAATTGTTACCGCTGTCATGAGTAATATGCTTGTTAAATTAGGTATTACGGTATTTAAAGGTTCTAAAGTCGCTGGAAAATTAGTGGGCTATACTTTTGCAGGTATTATTGTAATTGGCGTTTTATATGCTGTGATTGCTAATTAG
- a CDS encoding ABC1 kinase family protein encodes MAILRIPTQKEIKRYATLFNVLVKYGFEDVLSHSPILKIIPKKYLEKHPETKTNLSFSKYERIRMVLEELGPTYIKLGQIFSTREDMLPLELIAELEKLQDHVPKLKDFDVLTTVEEELGIEKFKYFATIELEPLAAASLAQVHRAQLINGEEVILKIQRPNITEIIEADLMVMKQVADSLEKYSTQAQAYQPIRIIESFERSIKEELQFAREIDNTERFAQNFAGNEFIHVPEVYKELSTDKIICMEFIDGIKVSNVEALIAANIDPKAVAKIGVDLYIEQILDFGFFHADPHPGNIFILPQSGKVCFLDFGMMGTILPNEKESINDLLLYFLSKDVKKIITLLEKIAIRTNIPDYKKLEQDLYQLLEGISNTAIQNIKLGDTLSQFKIVLYENKIIIPHYLYMLIRGIVLIEGVGLKLDPEFNITKNLEPYTAKILRKRFSLKNLFKKNLNRLKDINALADTLPDDINTIVKKIKDGKLEIIHEHKGLKEFQTATSKAVNRLVFAVIIAALSIGSSLLVMAKMPPLINGIPLLGAIGFVLSAILGFYIIISIFRNDQF; translated from the coding sequence ATGGCCATATTAAGAATTCCAACTCAAAAAGAAATAAAGCGGTACGCTACCCTATTCAATGTACTGGTTAAATACGGTTTTGAAGATGTGTTATCGCATAGCCCCATTCTTAAAATAATTCCGAAAAAATATTTAGAAAAACATCCGGAAACGAAAACAAATCTTTCCTTTTCTAAATACGAACGCATAAGAATGGTGTTGGAGGAATTAGGACCTACCTATATAAAACTAGGGCAGATTTTTAGTACTCGTGAAGATATGTTACCGCTTGAGCTAATAGCTGAACTAGAAAAGTTACAAGATCATGTACCCAAACTTAAAGACTTCGATGTTTTAACTACTGTTGAAGAAGAATTAGGTATTGAAAAGTTCAAGTATTTTGCTACCATTGAATTAGAGCCATTAGCGGCTGCATCATTAGCACAGGTACATCGAGCGCAGCTCATAAATGGTGAAGAGGTAATTTTAAAAATTCAAAGACCAAATATCACCGAGATTATTGAAGCCGACCTTATGGTCATGAAACAGGTTGCAGATAGTCTTGAGAAATATAGCACACAGGCACAAGCTTATCAGCCGATTCGTATTATAGAATCTTTTGAACGCAGTATAAAAGAAGAACTTCAGTTTGCAAGAGAAATAGACAACACCGAACGTTTTGCCCAAAATTTTGCGGGTAATGAGTTTATTCATGTTCCAGAAGTCTATAAAGAACTTTCTACAGATAAAATTATTTGTATGGAGTTTATAGATGGTATTAAGGTTTCTAATGTAGAAGCACTTATTGCCGCTAACATAGACCCAAAAGCGGTTGCAAAAATTGGGGTGGATCTTTATATAGAACAAATATTAGATTTTGGTTTTTTTCATGCAGACCCGCATCCTGGTAACATTTTTATACTTCCGCAAAGTGGAAAAGTATGCTTTTTAGATTTCGGAATGATGGGTACTATTCTACCCAACGAAAAAGAATCTATAAATGATTTATTACTCTATTTTTTAAGTAAAGACGTCAAAAAAATAATCACTTTACTAGAGAAAATCGCCATTAGAACGAACATACCCGATTATAAAAAACTAGAACAAGACCTTTATCAATTATTGGAAGGTATTAGCAATACTGCTATTCAAAACATTAAACTTGGCGATACCTTATCGCAGTTTAAAATTGTGTTATACGAGAATAAAATTATAATTCCGCACTACCTATACATGCTCATAAGAGGTATTGTTCTTATTGAAGGTGTCGGTCTTAAACTTGATCCCGAATTTAATATCACCAAAAATCTAGAACCGTATACAGCAAAGATTTTACGAAAGAGATTTAGCTTAAAAAATCTGTTTAAGAAGAATCTAAACCGTTTAAAAGATATCAATGCCTTAGCAGATACCCTACCCGATGATATAAACACCATCGTAAAAAAAATAAAAGATGGCAAGTTAGAAATTATACACGAACACAAGGGTCTTAAAGAATTTCAGACTGCTACGAGTAAGGCTGTAAATCGTTTGGTTTTCGCCGTAATCATCGCTGCACTTTCAATAGGTTCATCATTATTGGTTATGGCAAAAATGCCACCGTTAATAAATGGTATTCCCCTTTTGGGTGCTATTGGGTTTGTACTTTCTGCTATTTTAGGTTTTTATATTATCATTTCTATCTTCAGAAATGATCAATTTTAA
- a CDS encoding universal stress protein, translated as MKKVIIPTDFSLNALKAIDYALELFKNEACTFYILHGYHNAPSSEMSKSATQKSLDLLVKSLELQTADQEFYFEGILKTESVLNLTNQSQNIINADFVIIGTRGASTFSQIFIGSNALDLIEHLENSALIIVPPEYENSSSKEIVLATDYKHTFTNAELSPLLKMVNLKETTLNIAHVKTEETLSDEQKSNKELLKIELKATKHHFFEIELQDNVAYTLHQIEKENQRIDTMVILKTKHGFFKQLLRENIIKNLSAKTKIPLLVLPQVN; from the coding sequence ATGAAAAAAGTTATTATCCCTACCGATTTTTCTTTAAATGCGCTAAAGGCAATTGATTACGCTCTTGAGCTTTTTAAAAATGAGGCATGTACTTTTTACATTCTTCATGGTTATCATAATGCGCCTTCATCAGAAATGTCTAAATCTGCTACTCAAAAATCTTTAGATCTTTTGGTTAAAAGTTTAGAGTTGCAAACTGCTGATCAAGAGTTCTATTTTGAAGGTATTTTAAAAACGGAATCTGTTTTGAATTTAACGAACCAATCTCAAAACATCATAAATGCCGATTTTGTTATTATTGGCACAAGGGGCGCATCTACCTTTAGTCAGATTTTTATTGGCAGCAATGCGTTAGACCTTATTGAGCATCTAGAAAATTCTGCTTTGATTATTGTTCCACCAGAATATGAGAACTCTAGTTCAAAAGAAATTGTATTGGCAACCGATTATAAACATACGTTTACAAATGCCGAGTTATCTCCTCTTTTAAAAATGGTTAACTTAAAAGAAACTACATTAAATATTGCGCATGTTAAAACTGAAGAAACTTTAAGCGATGAACAAAAATCGAACAAAGAATTATTGAAAATTGAATTGAAAGCAACTAAACATCATTTTTTTGAAATTGAGCTTCAAGACAATGTGGCTTATACACTTCATCAAATTGAAAAAGAAAACCAGCGTATTGACACCATGGTAATTTTAAAAACCAAACATGGCTTTTTCAAACAACTCTTAAGAGAAAATATCATTAAAAATCTAAGTGCTAAAACAAAAATTCCGTTATTAGTTTTACCACAAGTCAATTAA
- a CDS encoding efflux RND transporter periplasmic adaptor subunit produces MRYLNISVLFLLFLSCGEKQEKVLPQKSQLISSVYASATIQPDSIYQVYAVVAGILDDNLVEEGDLVKKGDAILQVNNRTPKLNSENAYLTLQQSKENFQGNAAILKSIEDDIYAAQLKFNNDSINFARQKRLWDQNIGSKAEFDTQKLAYELSRNQLRQQKSNYERNKNDLETALQQAKNSYSSSKIITEDYTINSKINGKVYALFKEPGELINTLEPLGAIGSATDFKIEMLIDEVDIIKIKLGQKTLITLDAYPMEVFTATVSKIYPQKDETSQTFKVEALFKSPPKVLYPGLAGEGNIVISEKEDALTIPREYLVDGNKVITEDGTVTVEVGAENLERVEIISGITENDMILKPVK; encoded by the coding sequence ATGCGATATCTGAACATTAGTGTACTATTTCTACTGTTTCTCTCTTGTGGAGAGAAGCAAGAAAAAGTACTTCCGCAAAAATCTCAATTGATATCTTCTGTATATGCGTCTGCCACTATACAACCAGATAGTATATATCAAGTTTATGCCGTTGTAGCTGGTATATTAGATGATAACCTAGTAGAAGAAGGAGATTTGGTTAAGAAAGGGGACGCTATTTTACAAGTGAATAACCGCACTCCTAAATTAAATTCAGAAAACGCATATTTGACTTTGCAACAGTCCAAAGAAAATTTTCAAGGTAATGCGGCCATTTTAAAAAGTATTGAAGACGATATTTATGCTGCACAACTAAAATTCAATAACGATTCAATCAATTTTGCGAGGCAGAAACGACTTTGGGATCAGAATATAGGATCGAAAGCAGAATTTGATACTCAAAAGTTAGCCTATGAGCTTTCAAGAAATCAACTACGTCAGCAAAAGTCTAATTATGAAAGAAATAAAAATGATTTAGAGACCGCTTTGCAGCAGGCTAAAAACAGCTATTCATCCTCAAAAATTATAACGGAAGATTATACTATTAACAGCAAGATCAACGGTAAGGTTTATGCCTTGTTTAAAGAACCAGGTGAGCTAATTAATACACTAGAACCTTTAGGGGCAATAGGCAGCGCTACCGACTTTAAAATAGAAATGTTGATAGATGAGGTAGATATCATTAAAATTAAATTAGGTCAGAAAACATTGATAACCTTAGATGCTTACCCAATGGAAGTTTTTACGGCTACGGTAAGCAAAATATATCCACAAAAAGACGAAACATCACAAACATTCAAGGTTGAGGCATTATTTAAGAGTCCGCCCAAGGTATTATATCCTGGTCTTGCCGGCGAGGGTAATATTGTAATTTCAGAGAAAGAAGATGCACTTACTATACCCAGAGAATATTTAGTCGATGGTAATAAAGTAATAACAGAAGATGGTACGGTAACGGTAGAAGTCGGAGCAGAAAACTTAGAAAGGGTCGAAATTATTTCTGGTATAACCGAAAATGATATGATTTTAAAGCCAGTTAAATAA
- a CDS encoding ABC transporter permease produces MMNWPVILNIAKTHLLTKMKSTATAALGVTFGIGAYITMVSFMTGLNAMLDDLVLNQTPHIHLYNEIEPTIDQPVSLYEQFNNSVQMISSIKPKNGQKKIHNALPILNHLKQMDEVKGATAQVRAQIFYLSGSIELSGNLIGVDIMEETRLSNMRDYIIEGTPEALNTMDNGILLGSGLASKMSLKIGDRVQISTARGTVFPLKIVGIYQSGVSDIDNSQSYCNLKTVQRILGEAQNYITDINIKLNNIENAPILAEGFEKQFDVTATDINEANAQFETGTNIRNLITYAVSITLLIVAGFGIYNILNMLIYEKMKDIAILKATGFSGKDVQYIFMSQAMIIGIVGGVLGLILGFILSVLIDGVPFKTEALPTMTTYPVHFSVMYYVIGIVFALISTFIAGWLPSIKAKHIDPVKIIRGT; encoded by the coding sequence ATAATGAATTGGCCCGTTATACTAAATATCGCTAAAACACATCTTCTGACCAAGATGAAATCTACCGCAACGGCAGCGTTGGGGGTTACTTTTGGTATAGGTGCTTACATTACCATGGTAAGTTTTATGACCGGTCTAAACGCTATGTTAGATGACTTGGTTTTGAACCAAACACCACATATTCATTTGTATAATGAAATAGAGCCCACCATAGATCAGCCAGTTTCGCTGTATGAGCAGTTTAATAACTCTGTTCAAATGATCAGCTCAATAAAACCGAAAAACGGACAGAAGAAAATTCATAATGCGCTTCCTATTTTAAATCATTTAAAACAAATGGATGAGGTAAAAGGAGCAACGGCACAAGTACGTGCACAGATATTTTATTTATCAGGGTCTATAGAATTGTCGGGTAATTTAATAGGTGTTGACATTATGGAGGAAACGCGGCTTTCTAATATGCGCGATTATATCATTGAAGGTACACCAGAAGCTTTGAATACTATGGATAACGGAATTCTGTTAGGTTCGGGTCTTGCCAGTAAAATGTCGTTAAAAATTGGCGATAGAGTGCAAATCAGTACCGCAAGAGGAACTGTTTTTCCATTAAAAATAGTGGGTATATATCAAAGCGGAGTATCAGATATTGATAACTCTCAAAGCTATTGTAACTTAAAAACGGTGCAACGAATTTTAGGCGAGGCACAAAACTATATCACAGACATAAATATAAAATTAAACAATATTGAAAATGCCCCAATATTGGCAGAGGGTTTCGAAAAACAATTTGATGTAACGGCGACCGATATTAATGAAGCAAATGCCCAATTTGAGACTGGTACCAACATTCGTAACTTAATAACCTATGCGGTTTCAATAACACTTTTAATAGTAGCGGGCTTCGGAATATATAATATTCTAAACATGCTTATTTATGAAAAAATGAAAGATATAGCGATTTTGAAAGCTACCGGTTTTTCAGGTAAAGATGTACAGTACATTTTCATGAGTCAGGCAATGATTATTGGTATTGTGGGTGGCGTTTTAGGTTTAATTTTAGGGTTTATACTTTCAGTACTTATTGATGGTGTTCCTTTTAAGACGGAAGCCTTGCCTACGATGACAACGTACCCTGTTCATTTTAGTGTTATGTATTATGTAATAGGTATTGTCTTTGCTTTAATATCAACTTTTATAGCAGGGTGGTTGCCTTCTATCAAAGCAAAACATATTGATCCGGTAAAAATTATAAGAGGTACCTAA
- a CDS encoding ABC transporter ATP-binding protein: MDIVLEAKDINKHFHKPKDFHVLKDISFKIFNGEFASIMGKSGSGKSTLLYILSTMDTEYMGELLLNNKLVTGLSATELSLIRNENIGFVFQFHYLLSEFSVVENVMLPAKKLARKSHQEIEHDAMQKLKMLGIESLALQKASRISGGEKQRVAIARALINNPSILMGDEPTGNLDSYNSDNVFNIFKQLKEEEGLSLLIVTHDEDFAKRTDYIIQMEDGRIVGKSSNL, from the coding sequence ATGGACATTGTATTAGAAGCAAAAGATATAAATAAGCACTTTCATAAGCCTAAAGATTTTCATGTTTTAAAAGATATTTCCTTTAAAATATTTAATGGGGAATTTGCTTCTATTATGGGTAAATCTGGTTCAGGAAAATCTACATTGTTATATATTCTATCAACGATGGATACCGAGTATATGGGAGAATTGTTATTGAACAACAAGTTAGTAACCGGTTTGTCTGCAACCGAATTATCACTTATCAGAAACGAAAACATAGGCTTCGTATTTCAGTTTCATTATTTGTTATCTGAATTTAGTGTGGTTGAAAATGTAATGTTACCTGCAAAAAAATTAGCTCGTAAAAGTCACCAAGAGATTGAACACGATGCTATGCAGAAATTGAAAATGTTAGGTATAGAGTCTTTAGCCTTACAAAAAGCATCTCGAATTTCTGGTGGAGAAAAACAACGTGTAGCTATAGCTAGGGCGCTTATAAATAATCCGTCTATACTTATGGGCGATGAACCTACGGGTAATTTAGATAGTTACAATTCTGATAATGTTTTTAATATTTTCAAGCAATTAAAAGAAGAAGAAGGGTTGTCATTACTTATTGTTACGCATGATGAGGACTTTGCCAAACGAACAGATTACATCATTCAAATGGAAGATGGCCGTATTGTTGGTAAATCTAGTAACTTGTAA
- the cls gene encoding cardiolipin synthase — translation MWTSIFIGIYVLIALSIVLSILLYGAKPTKSLAWLLTIFALPVGGIFLYLLLGRNRRRYKLIQNQKDLFKKLPKPNIEQINVFEGKYGKLMTLSYKNSHYPPTSGNDLKILKDGRTTFETIFEALESAKVRIHIQYYIYEDGDLANRLLALFEEKIAHGVAVRMIYDGIGSFSLSKKYLKKLIEIGVEVYSFLPFKFGRYFSSLNFRNHRKIIVVDGKVAFTGGINVSDKYLKGQVGLGKWHDMHLRLIGASATQLDQVFMTDWYLVSTQLLEAIKLSLNTAPDSNSNELVQIVAGGPDDDFPVLEQTYFSMINMAKNYIYITNPYIIPGQALVRALQTAALSGVDVRLLVSEKADNQVVSWSVHSYFELFLKAGIKIYLFPDGFLHSKIMVSDDAISSIGTANLDDRSFEQNYEVNAIMYHKHIAKQLKEDFLNDCLISNELIYDEYIKRPWSKKLKEGVGKVLSPLF, via the coding sequence ATGTGGACCTCAATTTTTATTGGTATTTATGTATTAATAGCATTGTCTATAGTGTTGTCGATCTTGTTATATGGAGCAAAGCCTACTAAAAGTTTGGCTTGGCTTTTAACCATTTTTGCACTGCCTGTGGGTGGTATTTTTCTATATTTATTATTAGGTCGAAATAGAAGAAGGTACAAGCTTATTCAGAATCAAAAAGACTTGTTTAAAAAGTTACCTAAGCCAAATATAGAACAGATCAACGTTTTTGAGGGTAAGTATGGTAAATTAATGACGCTTAGTTATAAGAATTCTCATTATCCGCCAACTTCAGGCAATGATCTAAAAATACTGAAAGACGGCAGAACAACTTTTGAAACTATATTTGAGGCATTAGAAAGTGCAAAAGTCAGAATACATATTCAGTATTATATTTATGAAGACGGAGATCTAGCTAATAGACTATTGGCATTATTTGAAGAAAAGATAGCGCATGGTGTTGCGGTACGAATGATTTATGATGGTATTGGTAGTTTCTCTTTAAGCAAAAAGTATCTAAAGAAGCTTATAGAAATTGGAGTAGAGGTATATTCTTTTTTACCATTTAAATTTGGCAGGTACTTTTCTTCCTTAAATTTTAGAAACCATCGCAAAATTATCGTTGTAGATGGCAAAGTTGCTTTTACCGGTGGCATTAATGTATCTGATAAATATTTAAAAGGTCAAGTTGGGTTGGGTAAATGGCATGATATGCATTTAAGACTAATAGGTGCTTCAGCCACACAGCTAGATCAAGTTTTTATGACAGATTGGTATTTGGTAAGTACACAATTATTAGAAGCTATAAAACTTTCTCTAAATACTGCACCAGATTCTAATTCAAATGAATTGGTACAAATAGTAGCTGGCGGTCCAGATGATGATTTTCCTGTACTAGAGCAAACGTACTTCTCAATGATAAATATGGCCAAGAACTATATTTATATTACCAACCCATATATTATACCAGGGCAGGCATTGGTAAGGGCATTGCAAACTGCAGCGTTGAGTGGGGTAGATGTTAGGTTGCTTGTTTCAGAAAAGGCAGATAACCAAGTGGTAAGTTGGTCGGTACATTCTTATTTTGAGCTGTTCTTAAAGGCAGGTATAAAAATATATCTTTTCCCAGACGGCTTTCTACATAGTAAGATAATGGTGAGCGACGATGCCATATCTTCTATAGGTACGGCAAATTTAGATGACCGAAGTTTTGAGCAGAACTATGAGGTAAATGCTATTATGTATCACAAACATATTGCTAAACAATTGAAAGAAGATTTTCTAAACGACTGTCTTATTAGTAATGAATTAATCTATGATGAATATATCAAAAGACCTTGGAGCAAAAAGCTGAAAGAAGGTGTTGGCAAAGTACTGAGTCCTTTGTTTTAG